A single genomic interval of Sphingobacteriales bacterium harbors:
- the tuf gene encoding elongation factor Tu has translation MAKENFVRSKPHVNIGTIGHVDHGKTTLTAAITLVLGRKGLSELRSYDSIDSAPEEKERGITINTAHVEYQTENRHYAHVDCPGHADYVKNMVTGAAQMDGAILVVAATDGPMPQTREHILLARQVGVPQLVVFMNKVDLVDDPELLELVEMEMRELLSFYEFDGDNIPIIKGSALKALNADPEGEAQVMELMNAVDTWIPLPVRDVDKPFLMPVEDVFSITGRGTVATGKIERGVVKTGEGVDIIGLRPIDAKKLTSTCTGVEMFRKILDRGEAGDNVGLLLRGIDKEDIRRGMVICKPGSVNPHTHFKAEVYVLSKEEGGRHTPFFNEYRPQFFFRTTDVTGTIKLAEGVEMVMPGDNVTIEVELIYPIALEKGLRFAIREGGRTVGAGQVTEILK, from the coding sequence ATGGCTAAAGAGAATTTTGTAAGGAGTAAACCCCACGTTAATATTGGCACCATTGGCCACGTTGACCATGGCAAAACCACCCTTACCGCCGCTATTACATTGGTTTTAGGCCGCAAGGGTCTTTCTGAGTTGCGTTCTTACGACTCTATTGACTCGGCCCCCGAAGAAAAAGAACGTGGTATCACTATTAATACTGCCCACGTTGAATACCAAACCGAAAACCGCCACTATGCACACGTAGATTGTCCCGGCCACGCCGACTACGTTAAAAACATGGTAACTGGTGCTGCCCAAATGGACGGCGCTATTTTGGTGGTTGCTGCTACTGATGGCCCTATGCCACAAACCCGCGAACACATTCTATTAGCCCGCCAGGTAGGCGTGCCTCAATTGGTGGTGTTTATGAACAAAGTTGACCTTGTTGATGACCCCGAATTGTTAGAATTAGTAGAAATGGAAATGCGTGAACTATTGAGCTTCTATGAGTTCGATGGCGACAATATTCCAATTATTAAAGGCTCGGCTCTTAAAGCCCTTAACGCCGACCCAGAAGGCGAAGCCCAAGTAATGGAACTAATGAATGCTGTTGACACTTGGATTCCGTTGCCCGTGCGCGACGTTGACAAACCCTTCTTGATGCCCGTTGAAGACGTATTTTCAATTACTGGCCGTGGCACAGTTGCTACCGGCAAAATTGAACGCGGCGTAGTTAAAACTGGCGAAGGTGTAGATATTATCGGCTTACGCCCCATCGATGCTAAAAAACTAACTTCAACTTGTACCGGAGTTGAAATGTTCCGTAAAATATTAGACCGCGGCGAAGCCGGCGATAACGTAGGTTTGTTGTTGCGTGGTATAGACAAAGAAGATATTCGCAGGGGCATGGTAATTTGCAAACCTGGTTCGGTTAACCCACACACCCATTTTAAAGCTGAAGTTTACGTACTAAGCAAAGAAGAGGGGGGCCGCCATACACCGTTCTTTAACGAGTATCGCCCACAGTTTTTCTTCCGGACAACTGACGTAACCGGTACAATTAAATTGGCTGAAGGCGTTGAAATGGTAATGCCCGGCGATAACGTAACCATTGAGGTAGAACTTATTTACCCCATAGCTCTTGAAAAAGGCTTGCGTTTTGCTATCCGCGAAGGTGGTCGTACCGTAGGTGCTGGCCAGGTAACCGAAATTTTAAAGTAA
- the rpoB gene encoding DNA-directed RNA polymerase subunit beta has translation MTTTTTKSSLRYNFGKIKQTFSHPDLLEIQLSSFKDFFQLETTPENRESEGLHRVFQENFPISDARNIFVLEFLDYHIDPPRYTMEECMQRGLTYHVPLKAKVRLSCNDEEHVDFETKEQDVFLGNIPYMTPKGTFIVNGAERIVVSQLHRSPGVFFSQSVHPNGTKIYSARVIPFKGSWIEFSTDINNVMYAYIDRKKKFPVTTLLRAIGYDTDKSILDLFDLAEEIEATRDNLNQNIGRKLGARVLRSWVEDFVDEDTGEVVTVERNEILLERDTLLGEESIDKIIETGTKSLILQKEERSNEFSIIYNTLAKDTANSEIEAVNLIYKQLRGTEPPDEETARGIIDKLFFSDKRYDLGEVGRYKINRKLNLNTSSEVKVLTREDIISIIDYLVRLTNSKAEVDDIDHLSNRRVRTVGEQLYGQFSVGLARMARTIRERMNVRDNEVFSPSDLINARTLSSVINSFFGTSQLSQFLDQTNPLSEIAHKRRISALGPGGLSRERAGFEVRDVHYSHYGRLCTIETPEGPNIGLISTLCVHAKINRMGFLETPYRRVINGKMDLAPNAVDFLTAEEEDDKMVGQATGDVNFENGKFKHNTLQARQEGEFPVVHTDQLQYIDIAPNQIVGVSASLIPFLENDDANRALMGSNMQRQAVPLLCPQAPIVGTGIEAVVAQDSRMLINAEGKGVVEYVDAKEIIIRYDRSDKDRLVSFEGDSKSYPLTKFMKTNQSTCINLKPVVRKGDKVVLGQTLCEGYATDKGELALGTNLQVAFMPWKGYNFEDAIVISERVVREDLFTSVHIEVFDMEVRDTKLGEEELTSDIPNVSEDATKDLDENGLIRIGAHVNEGDIIIGKITPKGESDPTPEEKLLRAIFGDKAGDVKDASLKLPPSMSGVVIDRQLYVRNKKTKESKVKEKEIIAKVEDQHNQAKEKWRNILLAKLVELLKDKTSIGVRNNFGEDVIPKGSLFNERVLSGLNYEGIKSSAWTNDEETNALLSVLLRNFDIKISEEVGRFKREKYNISIGDELPPGVLKMAKVYIAKKRKLRVGDKLAGRHGNKGIVAKIVRLEDMPFLEDGTPMDIVLNPLGVPSRMNLGQIYETVLAWAGKIHGKKYACPIFDGPSIDEIEKEIQAAKLPSLGQTYLYDGETGSRFHQPATVGIIYMLKLSHMVDDKMHARSIGPYSLITQQPLGGKAQFGGQRFGEMEVWALEAYGASHILQELLTVKSDDIVGRAKTYEAIVKGDNMPIPNIPESFNVLMHELRGLALDLVFE, from the coding sequence ATGACTACTACCACGACTAAATCATCCTTGCGCTACAATTTTGGGAAAATTAAACAAACATTTTCACATCCCGATTTGCTGGAAATTCAACTAAGCTCTTTTAAAGACTTTTTTCAGCTTGAAACTACCCCCGAAAATCGCGAAAGTGAAGGCTTACACCGGGTTTTTCAAGAAAATTTCCCTATATCCGATGCTCGAAATATTTTTGTTTTAGAGTTTTTGGATTACCATATTGACCCCCCCCGCTATACAATGGAAGAGTGTATGCAACGGGGCTTAACCTACCACGTACCGCTAAAAGCAAAAGTACGCCTCTCGTGTAACGATGAAGAACATGTTGATTTTGAAACCAAAGAGCAAGATGTCTTTTTGGGGAATATTCCATATATGACCCCTAAAGGAACTTTTATTGTAAATGGTGCCGAGCGTATTGTAGTTTCGCAACTACATCGGTCTCCGGGTGTGTTTTTTAGCCAAAGTGTGCATCCTAACGGTACAAAAATTTATTCGGCACGGGTTATTCCGTTTAAAGGCTCATGGATTGAATTTTCTACCGATATTAACAATGTAATGTATGCCTACATTGACCGTAAGAAAAAATTTCCGGTAACAACTTTACTGCGCGCCATTGGCTATGATACCGATAAATCAATTTTAGATTTGTTCGATTTGGCCGAAGAAATTGAAGCTACCCGCGATAATTTAAACCAAAATATTGGCCGGAAATTAGGTGCACGTGTTTTAAGGTCGTGGGTCGAAGATTTTGTGGACGAAGATACAGGAGAAGTAGTTACCGTAGAACGCAACGAAATTTTATTAGAACGCGATACTTTATTAGGCGAAGAAAGTATTGATAAGATTATTGAAACCGGAACCAAGAGCTTAATCTTACAAAAAGAAGAACGCTCGAACGAGTTCTCGATTATCTACAATACTTTGGCCAAGGATACAGCCAACTCCGAAATTGAAGCTGTAAATCTTATATACAAACAATTGCGTGGCACAGAACCTCCGGATGAAGAAACCGCACGCGGCATTATTGACAAACTCTTTTTCTCAGACAAACGCTACGACCTGGGCGAGGTAGGCCGCTATAAAATTAACCGTAAGCTTAATTTAAATACCAGCAGCGAAGTTAAAGTATTAACCCGCGAAGATATTATTTCGATTATTGACTATTTGGTTCGGCTTACCAACTCAAAAGCCGAGGTAGATGATATTGACCATCTTAGCAACCGGAGGGTTCGCACCGTTGGTGAGCAACTATATGGCCAGTTTAGTGTGGGTTTAGCACGTATGGCACGCACCATCCGCGAACGCATGAACGTCCGCGATAATGAAGTGTTTTCGCCTTCAGACCTCATAAATGCACGCACCTTGTCGTCGGTTATTAATTCGTTTTTCGGAACCAGCCAATTATCGCAGTTTTTAGACCAAACCAACCCACTTAGTGAAATTGCCCACAAACGCCGTATTTCAGCGTTAGGCCCCGGAGGGCTCTCTCGCGAACGTGCAGGTTTCGAGGTGCGAGACGTACACTACTCACACTATGGCCGCCTTTGTACCATCGAAACTCCCGAAGGACCAAATATCGGCTTAATCTCGACCTTATGCGTACACGCTAAAATTAACAGAATGGGTTTCTTAGAAACGCCCTACCGCCGTGTGATAAACGGTAAAATGGATTTAGCACCCAATGCCGTTGATTTTTTGACTGCCGAAGAAGAAGATGATAAAATGGTAGGGCAAGCAACCGGAGATGTTAATTTTGAAAATGGGAAATTTAAACATAACACGCTGCAAGCAAGGCAAGAGGGCGAGTTTCCGGTGGTACATACCGACCAGTTGCAATACATAGACATTGCCCCCAACCAAATTGTAGGCGTTTCGGCATCGTTAATTCCGTTTTTAGAAAACGATGATGCCAACCGCGCGCTAATGGGCTCAAACATGCAACGCCAAGCTGTGCCTTTGTTATGCCCACAAGCTCCTATTGTCGGCACCGGAATTGAAGCCGTTGTAGCCCAAGACTCGCGCATGTTAATTAACGCCGAAGGAAAAGGGGTAGTTGAGTATGTAGATGCCAAAGAAATTATAATACGCTACGACCGCAGCGATAAAGACCGGTTAGTGAGCTTTGAAGGCGACTCGAAAAGCTACCCGCTGACTAAATTTATGAAAACTAACCAATCGACCTGCATCAACTTAAAGCCCGTTGTGCGCAAAGGCGATAAAGTGGTGCTTGGCCAAACCCTTTGCGAAGGGTATGCCACCGATAAAGGCGAGTTAGCACTTGGCACAAACCTACAAGTAGCTTTTATGCCATGGAAAGGGTATAATTTTGAAGATGCCATTGTAATCTCTGAGCGCGTTGTACGCGAAGACTTGTTTACATCGGTACATATTGAGGTGTTTGACATGGAAGTGCGCGACACCAAATTGGGCGAAGAAGAACTAACCAGCGATATCCCTAACGTAAGTGAAGATGCCACCAAAGATTTGGACGAAAATGGCCTTATCCGCATTGGCGCACACGTAAACGAAGGCGATATTATTATTGGCAAAATTACACCCAAAGGCGAATCAGACCCAACTCCCGAAGAAAAACTGTTGCGCGCCATATTTGGCGACAAGGCCGGCGATGTAAAAGATGCTTCCTTAAAACTACCCCCCTCTATGTCGGGCGTAGTAATTGACCGCCAACTATATGTCCGGAATAAAAAAACGAAAGAGTCTAAAGTTAAAGAAAAAGAAATAATTGCCAAAGTTGAAGACCAGCACAACCAAGCAAAAGAAAAATGGCGCAATATTTTGCTCGCCAAATTAGTTGAACTGCTGAAAGACAAAACCTCAATAGGGGTAAGAAACAATTTTGGTGAAGATGTTATTCCTAAAGGCTCGCTGTTTAACGAACGTGTTTTATCCGGATTAAATTATGAAGGCATAAAAAGCTCGGCCTGGACAAACGACGAAGAAACAAATGCTTTATTATCTGTTTTACTTCGTAACTTCGATATCAAAATTAGTGAAGAGGTTGGCCGCTTTAAACGCGAAAAATACAATATTAGTATAGGAGATGAGTTGCCCCCCGGCGTTCTTAAAATGGCCAAAGTATATATTGCCAAAAAACGCAAACTGCGCGTAGGCGATAAACTTGCAGGCCGACATGGAAACAAAGGCATTGTAGCCAAAATAGTGCGCCTTGAAGATATGCCGTTTTTAGAAGACGGTACCCCAATGGACATCGTATTAAATCCATTAGGTGTTCCATCGCGGATGAACCTTGGCCAAATTTACGAGACCGTTTTAGCATGGGCCGGAAAAATTCATGGCAAAAAATATGCATGTCCCATATTCGATGGCCCCTCGATTGACGAAATAGAAAAAGAAATTCAAGCAGCAAAACTACCCTCGTTAGGCCAAACCTACCTTTACGATGGCGAAACCGGCAGCCGTTTCCACCAACCCGCAACAGTAGGTATTATATATATGCTAAAACTATCACACATGGTTGATGATAAAATGCACGCTCGTTCCATTGGCCCGTACTCGTTAATTACCCAACAACCTTTGGGTGGTAAAGCACAGTTTGGAGGTCAGCGTTTTGGCGAAATGGAAGTGTGGGCATTAGAGGCTTACGGCGCATCGCACATATTACAAGAACTGCTAACTGTTAAATCGGATGATATTGTAGGACGCGCTAAAACTTACGAGGCAATTGTAAAAGGCGATAATATGCCAATACCAAATATTCCTGAATCGTTTAATGTATTGATGCACGAGTTGCGAGGTTTAGCGCTTGACTTAGTATTTGAATAA
- the rplL gene encoding 50S ribosomal protein L7/L12: MAELKALAEQLVNLTVREVKELADILENDYGIKPAAAAPVMVAGGGGGADAPAAVEQTEFDVILKSAGAKKLNVVKVVKDLTGLGLKEAKDLVDGAPNPVKEKVSKAEAESLKAKLEEEGAEVEVK, encoded by the coding sequence ATGGCCGAATTAAAAGCTTTAGCCGAACAATTAGTAAACTTAACCGTTCGTGAGGTAAAAGAATTAGCTGACATCCTCGAAAACGATTATGGCATTAAACCTGCCGCTGCTGCTCCTGTAATGGTTGCTGGTGGTGGGGGCGGTGCCGACGCACCCGCTGCAGTCGAACAAACCGAGTTCGACGTAATTTTGAAAAGCGCTGGCGCTAAAAAACTTAACGTAGTTAAAGTGGTAAAAGACCTAACAGGTTTAGGCCTTAAAGAGGCTAAAGACCTTGTTGACGGCGCACCAAACCCCGTTAAAGAAAAAGTGTCGAAAGCCGAAGCCGAGTCGCTTAAAGCCAAATTGGAAGAGGAAGGCGCCGAAGTTGAAGTTAAGTAA
- the rplK gene encoding 50S ribosomal protein L11, producing MAKQIEYIVRLQVKGGQANPSPPIGPALGSKGVNIMGFCKEFNARTQDKIGQVLPCLITIYKDKSFEFIIKTPPAAILLKDAAKLQSGSAEPNRKKVGKVTWEQVRQIAELKMPDLNAFTIESAMSMVAGTARSMGLNVDGTPPWQ from the coding sequence ATGGCAAAACAAATTGAATACATAGTTCGACTTCAAGTTAAAGGTGGGCAAGCTAACCCATCTCCCCCTATTGGCCCTGCATTAGGCTCGAAAGGGGTAAATATTATGGGCTTTTGTAAAGAGTTTAACGCTCGGACACAAGATAAAATTGGGCAAGTTTTGCCTTGCCTTATAACCATATATAAAGATAAGTCGTTTGAGTTTATCATTAAAACTCCACCTGCCGCTATTCTACTTAAAGATGCTGCTAAATTACAGTCCGGATCGGCTGAACCAAACCGTAAAAAAGTAGGTAAAGTAACTTGGGAGCAAGTGCGCCAAATTGCCGAACTTAAAATGCCCGACCTTAACGCCTTTACCATTGAATCGGCTATGAGTATGGTGGCTGGCACGGCCCGCAGTATGGGCTTAAATGTTGATGGCACCCCACCTTGGCAATAA
- a CDS encoding 50S ribosomal protein L1 has protein sequence MKLTKKQKQVVSQVDNNKLYSIEDASKLLKEINYTKFDASVDVHIRLGLDPRKPDQSLRGAVTLPNGTGKTKKVLVLCNPDKENEAKAAGADYVGLDEYIEKMNGGWLDIDIIIATPDVMAKVGKLGRVLGPRGLMPNPRTGTVTPDVSTAVTEVKKGKISFRIDKFGIIHASVGRVSFTPQQIVENATELISTISRMKPSTAKGTYFKSLFMASTMSPGIQIDLKSVKGI, from the coding sequence ATGAAACTTACCAAAAAACAAAAACAAGTTGTCAGTCAAGTGGACAATAACAAGTTGTATAGCATTGAAGATGCCTCTAAATTATTAAAAGAGATAAATTATACCAAATTTGATGCTTCGGTAGATGTGCATATCCGCCTTGGCCTTGACCCCCGCAAACCCGACCAGTCTTTACGCGGTGCCGTAACGCTTCCAAACGGTACTGGTAAAACAAAAAAGGTATTGGTGCTTTGTAATCCCGACAAAGAAAACGAAGCCAAAGCAGCAGGCGCTGACTACGTGGGGCTTGATGAATACATCGAAAAAATGAACGGTGGATGGCTTGATATTGATATTATTATTGCAACCCCCGACGTAATGGCTAAAGTTGGTAAACTTGGTCGCGTTTTAGGCCCACGTGGCTTAATGCCAAACCCCCGTACCGGAACCGTTACCCCCGATGTAAGCACCGCAGTTACCGAAGTAAAAAAAGGTAAAATCTCTTTCCGTATCGATAAGTTTGGAATAATTCATGCGTCCGTAGGGCGTGTGTCCTTTACCCCACAACAAATCGTTGAAAATGCTACTGAGTTAATTTCCACTATTAGCCGGATGAAGCCCTCTACAGCCAAAGGTACTTACTTTAAAAGCTTGTTTATGGCTAGCACAATGAGTCCGGGTATTCAAATTGACCTTAAATCCGTAAAAGGTATTTAA
- the secE gene encoding preprotein translocase subunit SecE, with protein sequence MDKVKQYIQETAIELRERVTWPTWDELFVHTRLVLVTTAILTGYVFLVDFIFGANPENKFFEGILHYIYQIFS encoded by the coding sequence ATGGATAAAGTAAAGCAATATATACAAGAAACCGCTATTGAACTGCGCGAGCGCGTTACTTGGCCAACATGGGACGAATTGTTTGTGCATACCCGCTTAGTGCTGGTAACCACAGCAATTTTAACCGGTTATGTTTTTTTAGTAGATTTTATTTTTGGTGCCAATCCGGAAAATAAATTTTTCGAAGGTATCTTGCACTATATTTATCAAATATTTAGCTAA
- a CDS encoding 50S ribosomal protein L10 codes for MNRTEKAAVIAQLTEKFNQYSFFYIADSSTLTVAKINALRRICFNKGIEIKVAKNTLIRKALEAVEDRTYSQNLYDTLHGTSALLFSDQSNLPAKVIKEFRKEDAKPALKAAYIDSDVYVGDDNLDALINLKSKADLLGELIGLLQSPMAGLLSQLQSGGTTIAGVLKTLSERE; via the coding sequence ATGAATCGTACCGAAAAAGCCGCAGTAATTGCCCAACTAACTGAAAAGTTTAACCAATATAGCTTTTTTTATATTGCCGACTCCTCAACACTTACGGTTGCAAAAATTAATGCATTACGCCGTATTTGCTTCAATAAAGGCATCGAAATAAAAGTAGCTAAAAATACCCTTATTCGTAAGGCACTTGAAGCGGTAGAAGACCGCACTTATAGTCAAAACTTGTACGATACTTTGCATGGTACATCGGCACTGCTTTTTAGCGACCAATCGAATTTACCCGCCAAAGTAATTAAAGAATTCCGAAAGGAGGACGCAAAACCAGCCCTCAAAGCAGCGTATATTGATTCGGATGTGTATGTTGGCGACGACAATTTAGACGCACTAATTAACCTAAAATCGAAAGCCGATTTATTAGGCGAGCTAATTGGATTGTTGCAGTCGCCTATGGCGGGATTATTATCGCAACTTCAATCAGGCGGCACAACTATTGCCGGAGTTCTTAAAACCCTGTCTGAGCGCGAATAA
- the nusG gene encoding transcription termination/antitermination factor NusG, translating to MEDNTTHVKEHDSLLNEQSSDTKWYVLRVISGKERKVREYIELEVKRSKWEDIIKQVVTPTEKVYQIKNGKKTIKERNFYPGYMLVEAVEKKLNSDIVSTITAITGVISFLGKDTPVPLRKAEINRILGKVDEMEESGETVSVEPFLIGETVKIIDGPFNDFNGVIEEINNEKKKLKVIVKIFGRRTPVELNFIQVEKQA from the coding sequence ATGGAAGATAATACTACACACGTAAAAGAACACGACTCATTATTAAATGAGCAAAGTTCAGATACAAAATGGTACGTGCTTAGGGTAATTAGTGGCAAAGAGCGCAAAGTGCGCGAATATATTGAGTTGGAAGTAAAACGCTCGAAGTGGGAGGATATTATTAAACAGGTAGTAACACCGACTGAAAAGGTGTATCAAATTAAAAACGGTAAAAAAACAATAAAAGAGCGCAATTTTTATCCGGGATATATGTTGGTTGAAGCAGTAGAAAAAAAACTAAACTCTGACATAGTTTCTACCATTACTGCTATAACAGGTGTCATCAGTTTTTTAGGTAAAGATACACCAGTTCCGTTGCGAAAGGCCGAAATTAACCGTATTTTAGGCAAAGTAGATGAGATGGAAGAAAGCGGAGAAACAGTAAGCGTTGAACCATTTTTAATTGGCGAAACAGTTAAAATTATTGACGGGCCTTTTAACGATTTTAATGGCGTCATCGAAGAAATTAATAACGAAAAGAAAAAATTAAAAGTAATTGTTAAAATATTTGGCCGCCGAACACCTGTTGAACTTAATTTTATACAGGTTGAAAAGCAAGCCTAA